The genomic window GTGGCTCATACATACCAACACTTTAGGTACAGCTTCTtcagagaaatgtgtgtttattttttttcctcctcactcaAACAGCATTGACACTGTGAGACCTGGTGTTATCGACTGTCTTTTTGAGATCACTATAATTTATGAATTCAATTAGAGACGAACGTCACATTATGCATTCACAGAGCAAGTGCCgacatgtgcacacactcacatgctgAATATAAAACCCCGAGTAAAGCTGGAAAACTGGCTCCTCATGTCTCTCGTCTTCAACATCCTCTGTCCAATATattcactgtccctcctctgcataaccagaaaaggtcctaaagaggtaacaaatacaaacacagagagagagagagggagaattgCACTCAATTCTGTCGGTGAAAATTGAATTGCCACTCCTAAATAACCTGATTATAAAGCGCCTTCCTCTCACACTGGGGCAGTATCGCTTAATAAAGCTAAGTGCATCGACATGCttgtgcccacacacacacacaaacacatctataTACATCAACCTTCTGAGTGTCAAAGTTTCACGCAAAGATCaagagtaataaataaatatcaactGGAGCTGCCGAGTGAACAGACGTCCCAGAATCTGATTCTGGGGCAGGCTCATCAACATACACACTTTCTGACGTCATCCTAATCTATCAATCTATTTTTTATACTCTGTCTAAAGTActgaatgtaaacattaaaagtgactctttaacagttgtttttggtgttatAGACCCTGGTATAGGGACAACATGAATGGAGTGTAACATAAtacctttttttgttgtcttctgtCACATAGATGAATTCTACAAACAGCTCCTGGATGAGAGAAATTTAGATCTAGAGTCCATTTAACAATATATCTATCCATAATGGTAGTTGTGAGTAAACAAGACAAAATTAGCAACCACATGAAACActtacaaacacaacatttaaaagggCCTGTTTTAGCAAAGCTCTGCTAAATTTGTCATTACTGTTACCATCAATTTAAAGAAGCTTAACAAAGCTAACAGTCATTATGGTTTAATGCGTCATTACTCTTACTATAAATTTAAAAAGGCTTAACAAAGCTAACAGTCATTATGGTTTAACCTGTCACTACTGTTACCATCAATTTAAAGATGCTAACTGCTGTTATCTTTAAATGTGTGACTACTATTAGCATAACTTTGAAGAAGCTAACATGTTATGGTTTAATGTGTCACTATTGTTACCATCAAAGAAGCTAACAAAGCTAACAGTCGTTATGGTTTAACGTGTTAGCTTCACTTTAAACAAGCTACAAGTCATTACCATCAATTTAAAGAGGCTAATACAATACAGTACTATACAAAGCTATGGCTAATATCATACAAATGTGCTCACAACTGTTCTGGTTTATCAGAGAATGATAAATTCTACTTTACAGCATTGCTGCAGTATGAAAGACAAAAGACATGAAGAAACACCATGTAATGGTGGAATGTAGGTTATTAGATTACACAAGACAATTTAACTTATTCTGTAGAAAAGCTTTGTGGAAAATACAACCCACATGTGACTGTAACAGAGCTTATAAATTTGACTTTGTCACGATTATTTAATGTTGttagatgaaaaaaacacagggggactgctgcttttctttaaaAGCTGGAGATAAACtgggttgttgttgtgaagAAGCAGTTGAGTTGTATTAAGACAAAGGATCAAAGACACAGaaatatattcttatttttggtcaattcatgtggaggataaagcggtagaacaTGGATGGATGATCAGACTTAAACAGCATGTGATGCCTTTAAGGAAAAGTGAGGAAACAGAGACATGGGCACCTtttatgtgatgatgatgtggcgAAATTGCAGCTCTCTAGCGCCATCCAGGGTCTGACTGTAAAACATACATGTTATCATGATCCCTGGGGACCATGACCACTATAATTTGACAGAATCTGGATTCTCTTGTTATGACTTTTGAattctcattatttttatttaaaaatattatctatctatctatctatctatctatctatctatctatctatctgagaAAGACGGACACAGATAATGAAAGTGACCATTCGTTACCTTAAAAGTGAGAGGAGGACTTGTCTGGTCTGCCATCTGGAAAGCCGTGTTACTCTATTCTGCAGATCTTTTAACCATTAATCATTCATTATGTCCATCCTTCCTctggggggagagagagagagagagagtgagagtgagagtgagagtgagagagaaagcatAGTGCCGCTACCTTTTGCCCTCTGACCAGGTAAGAAAACCtttaaatttgtttaaattacatttttattttctttatatcGCACTGTTAAAATAATCGCCTAAGtcattttttgtcaaaatagGTTTTTTTGCCTAAATCATCTCCTCATGATGCCGGCCACCTATGGTAAAATCGCCTACATCCTCAGTTGGATCAGATCATGTGATTTTACCCCTTTAAGATAATGGCCtatgtcaagtgtgtgtgtgaagcagggaagtgttttgtgtttcctgaaaaacttgaaaaaatGAGTTAGGCGATTATTTTAACAGGGTGACAATATTATGGCCTTTATCTTAAATTCAGTTGCATTCATTCTAAATCAAGAGTgtgtaataaaacaaattgcatCTAACGTTTTCATTCAGACAGTGGTAATTCCTTTACACAGTAATTATAATCATTATAActtatatagcacctttaaaCAACTATTCTGTAGAAACTTGGTGTATAGTAGAATTAAACATCTGTGTGAGTGttattggaaaaaaatgtgtatgtaaGACATGGATTGTATTTATGTATAACAATGGATGGAGTTTTCGACAATAAATtgagaaaatgagaaacaaatgCTCATTTCATTTcggatataaaatgtacttaagttttaaaagtaaaagtattaaagtgGTAGGGcatgttgtctttcaactggaaggctgtgggttcaattctaGTCTCttctagtctatatgtgtccttgagcgagacacttaaccccatgttgcagcgtgtgaatggataATGTAAAGCGCAGATATGttaattttgtacttaagtacagtagcAAAGTATTTGTTCTAACTAGAGACTACACTGTCCCTAGTTATGAGGTGGTGCCCTTTTTTAACCTGAGCCCCTGCATCCTGAATTGTCTATTCACGCCACTGAGTGTTTTGAAGTGGCGGCAATGACACGTGTGATCACCATCACTCTcacaggtgtgtgcgtgtgtgatctGTCCAGGATTTAAAGGACCACATGTGATCCAGCTCCAGCAGCATGAGAAGCTTCACCGAGGCTCCACAGCTTTAAACACAGGAGAAGCTCAAACCTGATCacttcaatcaatcaatcaaacaaacgAACAAACGAACGAACATACAGCGGCCATGCTTCCAGCGCAGGAAGCAGCCAAGATATACCACACCAACTACGTGCGCAACGCGCGCGCCATGGGCGTGCTGTGGACCGTGTTCACCATCACGTTCGCCGTCATCACGGTGGTGGTCTTCATCCAGCCTTACTGGATCGGGGACAGCGTGAACACGCCTCAGGCCGGATACTTCGGCCTTTTCCACTACTGCATCGGGAACGCGCTCACCTCAGAGCTTACGTGCAAAGGGAGCGCGCTCGACTTCGGCTCCATCCCGTCCGGCGCCTTCAAGACGGCCATGTTCTTCGTGGGCATCTccatgctgctggtggtggggAGCATCGTCTGCttcagcctcttcttcttctgcaacGCGGGGAGTGTGTACAAGATCTGCGCGTGGATGCAGCTGGCCTCCAGTGAGGATGGAGCAGGGTTTGACCCACTAGTTAATATAGATTAGccttttttaaaacttaaaactttcacTGAgcgtcattgttgttgtttttatttattatttggcCTCCTTTAGTCAtttgctgcgtccttcataTAAAAAACCAAAACGATCAGTGACTGGAGCgtttgtatgtatacagcaGTAGAGCAGAGATGGGCGTTGTCAAGAAGCATTCACCCAAGTCGTCAGTGTGTcttaacgtaaaaaaaaaaatcacatcctGTGTGCAGGGTGGGAATGTCAACTGGTGACACAAAATCGTTATGATTCTCTTTTCATTTGGTCCATTTTctaaagcagaggtctcaaactcgccgGCTGTGGACCACTTGTGGCCTGCCAATCAATTAAACGTGGCCCTcgtcagttttttttaatcacagattcattttgagtcatgaatgcatttttttttattggaaacTATTGTTCCAtaacaaagcaaacacttttattttgaaattcttcaaaaaaaatcatctcaaATATCATTATATTGTTGTTCACAAAAAGTTGcacttttttccacttcatcgccccctcctgaccagactagacactcagtggccccacCAGGTCatatgagtttgagacccccaTTTTAATGGGTAAGTACAACATTTCTCTCCCCACAGTAAGAAGATATACAggtaaagattttttttttttaaccaagaATATTAATTCATCTGGAAAACCTAACAATACTGAGGTAGGAAAGAACATAAAACCTAAATAATGTACTCAGTTACTTTCCAGAGCAGCACCACTCTAAAAAGCTGAGTACTATAAATAAAGAATTTTCTTCAGTAGTCAGCTGTGggtgactggacttgcttgagttaaaaGTACTGAAGAAGATtttgacctggatgactgagaacattCACTGACATATGAATAAAGAACTTAATCTTTTAACATCTGTAGAACACAGAGACCGAGACGTGAAACATGATTGTGCTTTTGAAATCTGACACTTGTGAACAGAAGCAGCTTCATCCTGTGGACAAGCTGAGACATGTCCTCGTCTCCTTCCTCATACCAACACACCTgctccatgtctgtgtgtgtgtgtgtgcgtgtgaacaTCAAAGTCATGCTTTCATCCAGCAGCCGTCTAATTGTTTTCAGGTGTCAGTGTGTTAGGAAGTCgaaagtgagagtgtgtgtgtgtgtgtgtgaggctcagaaagtgaaagtgagatCAGGGTGTGCGTGTGCTAATGTTACTCCTCGTCACCTGATCGTTTAACATGGCTCTTCATGCAGAGATGAGTCCAGCTGTCTCTGCTGAGTCAATAATGAATGAACAAGTTTACCTTTCTGGAGTTGCTaagcaacacatgcacacacgaaaaaaaaaaaaatctatattatattttttcagaGTGTAGCATTTAGgatggtttattggcagaaactgaataaactatccataaatgtttatttaaagctgtaatacatacatttaaatataaacaaatcacttgtttgtaatatttgtttttgtgtcgcccggtgacattcccTCACCACACATAAGATGCGTTTACTTTACGCCACGACTGATGGAGAGACGGAAGAAGCATGACCGCTACACTAGTGAAGCAAGATGGTAGTGAGAGGTTGGAATATAGACCAACTTTCACAAAACTCTGACTCACATGTGGATAACAAGCCAGAGTTTGATCTTTACCTTTTAAAAACCTTAAAAGTCTGCGTCAATCACTcgttaaacagagaaacatcaaaacacatttctgtccCCGACCTAAAACCCAACACTGTAACTACCCcgtctccctctgtcaggtACGTGCATGGTGATTGGCTGTATGATCTATCCTGACGGCTGGGATTCAGATGAGGTGAAGCGAATGTGTGGCCAGCGAACCGACAAATACACTCTGGGCAACTGCACCGTGCGCTGGGCCTACATCCTGGCCATCATCAGCATCATGGACTCACTCGTCCTCTCCTTCCTGGCCTTCAGCCTGGGCAGCAGACAGGACAAGCTGCTGCCCGAGGACTTCCAGGTGGAGGGCAAAGGTACGAGACTTCACTCCCAAGCCTGACAAATACCCAGTACAGCTAATGGAAGCTGAAGCTACTCTGACTGCTAGTCTTTATATGTGGTCATGTCCAATGAGAAAAGTTACATCCAAGAGTAAGCAACTGCTCGCcctattaacacacacacacgcgtctcCAGCATcattaactcttgttgagctgTAACTGTTGATATTATGGTTCATTTTGAGTTTCCATGGATGAAAAGGATAACGTCCACCTGCGTGTTGCGTTCAGTGTCCTGTCGTAAATAGTAAACCCGGTTCTAAGCTGAACGCTGGGTTAACATATCTACTTGTTCTCACCTATCTTTATCTGTTATACAtctgtttgttaaatgtttacactgtattaAAAAGATCTCCACTCTCCTTGATTTACAATGTAAATTAGTCATGTCATTATGTCACACTCTtgattttattctattttgacttcatcttttaaataatgctgTTGTTTGTTCCCCCCTCAACCACAGATAACGCATAGACGCCACCTGGTGGACGACAGTGACCAGAGAtggacaggaagtggaaaagGGGAGCAATGTTGACTCAAGGGGCTCAAAGTCCagagacatttacacacaagGTACAACTGACAtgactgagcatcagaatgacgtggcttgatttgattttcacaAATACCTTTATCTAGTTTTTATACAGAATggatctgaaaaagaaagtatccagtgagcagcagtttttctGGGTAGAAAATGCCTAGTtgatgtcagaggagaatgatcAGTGGTTCTAGACGAAATGACCACTTGTTATAACAAAGATATCAaaaagaccatctctgaacacaaCCATGAAACAGAAGGActccagcagcaacagcagcagaagcccACACCTGCTGCCACTTTaagtgtcctgtgtacctaataaagtggctgtcgACCTCAAACTCCAGCTCAACACTTTTGGATTTTCCGGTGCTGAAACGAAAGTTATTTTGTGAACTGTACTTACAGTACTTACAATACTGAGGAGTattaattagggctgcaatgattgaCGACTAAATGAATCCCCGATTATTTTGGTAATTGGTTtgagcatttttttccccaatagataaaacaaatttacaagagattttccagcttcttaaaagttaatattctggtttctttgctccttcattttcaacattttctggaaaaaaGAAGTATTAATGGAGAAGATTATCAGTACATTAATCAGTTATAAAAGTATTGATTACAGACTAAAGGTAAAGCTGCTCctaactttaaaatgtattttaaatgctGTTGCATcggtcttattttgaaatgtcaaatGGCAAGTGGATACATGGATACATTAGGCAAGATCAGTCCAGATAagattttgaaaaatatttattcttattgcctacagaaaaaaaaataatgatgaaataatgaaagagGGAAGACACGGGAACAAGAGACTTTgtagaaaaataagaaaagcagTTTTGGCGGGAATTCAACGTGACCGTATTTTTAAAGTCAACACCTCCATGTGCCGCGGAAACACTTGTAACTTTAACTCTGAAGCAGCTGCGAATCGCCTTAATATTcaagattttattatttaaaaagtgtgtaaaaaaaaaagaagcttcacAGCTGTTGCTGCCGACGGGTTTTTTAATGGAAAGTGTACGAAGCTCACgctgcaaacaggaagagaTTCAAGGCCAAGTCTTTGGTGCACGGTTCTGTTCTGGACACACAGGACGGGAATTCATTCATACTTCACTTGTTACTATAAACAATGGCATATGAAGATAATGAAAAAAGATTCTTTCATGTGCATGAAGTGAATTACTCTGGAATTTTGTtgacttttaaaagaaaacagaaggcATGGCTTGAtacctcgttttttttttttgtttttttttaccaatatcacaactttGAGTGTTTACCGTTGCTGATATCAGCACGATAAAGTTGTAGAGGTAAGAACTGCAGAATTTGACATTTGTGCTGATACATTAAGATCCAAACCACCCGACTACATGGAGGACATTAGCAGAATCTGTTGCCCGTGTTTTAGAGAAGCATTTACGAAGCattaagagttttgttttttcccccatatCTGATCCAGTCATTTTGGCCAGAACTGGACTGATACTGAACACAGTGCACATCGCTGAGGCAAAAACATCCCAATCCTGTAGTGCTGtctgtatataaatgtacaaaagCTATTTTAACGTTGCTAAGACAAATACTAAACACCCTACATGCCTTTTTACGGTACACATTCATCAAATCTGAGCTATTTGCACACAGTTGGACAGCCAAAAGCAGAAACGTTGGCACAGTCGGACTATTCTGTGATCAAAAAAACGTGAAAACAGGACATGGTTAAATGGTAATCCTTGTTCCTATGAACACCCTGCCTTCAGCGTGTGTAGACAAGTGCATTTAAATCTACCGGCATTAATTATCTAATCTAAAATGACAGAGAAGAGGTGCTGAAACCAGAGAGACTGCGGcacgtaaaaaacaaacaaacaaaaagagccAGAAATGAAGGGAGAAGCCCTCGAGTTCTTTCCATAACCAGTGTAACCTCAGCAGCAGAGTCTCTCTGTCAAAGATCCAGGACACGCGGAGGCAGGGACGATGCAGCTGCGCGTTCTCACAGACATGAGTGCGTTTATTTACCGTGAGGGGTTTTCAAGCCCAGGACCTTAAACATAACGTTCACAATAAGAGCGTGGCCGCGCACACCAGTGACCTCTACGACTGAAGCCACGGGTGGGAGAGACAGtgggcagctgtggctctgcGCTCGGGTACCAGGTCGAGCATCGGCAGCAGGAAGCTGCTGAAACACTGAGCCTCGTCCTTCGCCCACTCGTACTTTTCTACCAGGACGTCCAACAGACCCCACGGCTTCAGCTTGGTGATGTGACGCAGGTCACCTGGAAAACATAGGGATTCAAGTTTAATAATGACAGCTTAGTCCATGCACTTAGTCTCTTCACCTTGTGTATAAGGTAGTGACTTATTTACAAACgtatatgtaaacacaaaatcTAAGGCTTGTTAATATGTTTACTTAGTCTAGTGTTTATaatgtcttctttgttttaaatcaaattttttctttttccctctccctgCGCTGTACTTTATCATCTACTTTCCTCTTAATGGGAGCATAGTATTCACAAAAATGACATGATATTGTATAGAAGCAGACATTAAACTAGTGACTGACACCATTAACTCCTCTGGATAAtgctgtaaatcaagtgagaaatggACCAATTTCCCtgtagacttccattcaaaccagtggagtcgcccccttgtggctattcAGTACTCCATTAATTGAGCCAGCAAAGCAGAGGCCACATTTTATATACTGTCAATGagtatccaatccaatccaacttgacttataaagcattttaaagacaacacagttGGCCAAAGTGCTGGACACAgacatgacaaataaaaagtaaaaacaatgagtaaaacaacaacaatagttaAAGCCAAGATCTCAAACTGAgttaaaagtcaaaaataaaaaatgtgttttaagagACGACTTCAAAACAAGAAGTGAGTCAGTCTTGCCTGATGTGCAAAGGTAGCTCATTCCACAGTTCCAGAGCAGTGACTGAAAATGTGCCGTCACCTCTAAGCTTCATCTTAGGAGCGTACGACTAAAGCAGGTCGGACATATGCTTGTCAGGGTTAGCCTCgacaaatgtgtcaaatcccAGGTGTTCTGTGTGCCTAATAAATCGGCTGGTGAGTGTAGGATGTAGATGATAGCATATTTATTATGTCATTAAACCTGAAACGGCTGCATTGGATTTAATTTACACAATCTGCCTCGAAACTGAGCAGATGGTTGTTTTTCCCCGGAGACGTCAGCTGCTCGAGTATGAACTCAATTCACAAAGAAGCAACAGCCCAAAACATTGTGTTAGAGAccttttgtgttattatttcagGTTCATAATGCAGCTTGTCTCGCCACAGGCTGATTTGTCCCACCACATGCTAATTAGACTGTGGACGGGCTGCTAGACTGGATAATTAACGGGAAacttttgcagcagcagcaggtgtgtttACCTTTCTTGGTGAAAAACTCCTTGGAGTATTTGCCTGCCAAAACCAGCTTGCGAGGAACTTTCCCCAGCAGCTCGATGATCAAGGCGATGTGATctacagagaaacacaatacGCAGATGTTGAAACACCAAAGTAAACACATCTACAGGGTTGGACTAGATTTCAATGGgctgaaaatgaattaaaacaagatttcactGCGAAAGCAGAACAAACACCAATTAGCAGGTCTTCTCTCTAGAGATCTCACAATATGTTTCCTCAAATTAATCTTCACACTCGCTGTTTCTTGTCTCTTTCCCTCGTAATTAAAACCCTGATATCTTGCGTTGTGTGGACGTCTCGGGGGACAGACATACTGACCTTCATCTCTGGAGTAGTCCTCCCCAGAGTGAGGTTCAAACAGATAATCTCCAGTAGCAAGTTCAAAGGCCTAAGAGGaaaaatgcaacatttaaatattaatatttgtacATGTgcccagtctgtctgtctgtctgtatgtgctTGGGTGAGTTTTACCATGCAGGCTGTGCTCCAGATGTCTGCTGGTGTGCTGTAGCCTGATCCTATCAGCACCTCAAGAGAACGATACTGCCTTGTCTGGATGTCGTCTGTAAAATGTTTATTCtgcgagaagaagaagaagagagaaactcAGAGTTAGGGCTTGTCCACATGTGAATGAGTTAAAAGAGAATCCGCACAAGTTTTATTCAGCATCTGCttcttatccacacagaaccagCATTTTGGGAGcttgaaaatgttatgtttagCAAACAGAATCCAGAGTGAGAAAACGCCACGCTGTTAACAACACTTTTTATGAAACACCACAAAATCTAAATACACTAATTGTAAACAAAACATCTCGCCTGCGCTGACTCCAACCTTGTTATCTACACTCCCTGTTTTTTGTCTGCGATTCTGATCATGGGTGGGGCTAAGAAAGCTGCCTGCTAATTGGCTACCAAGTTTTGGAGCAACAGCTCAACGGACCGGAATTAgacacaggcttggagtcgctgtccgtcttcGGTTTGTTGAAGTTTGGAGTGCAAACGCTAAAGAGTCAGAGCACGCAACTGgaaataaattagaaagtagaatgaaataaaatgctaaCAAATGGCCACCAGCTTTGACATAATTCAACTAGAAATCACATAATACTGAGCAGAACGGTGACATATCGCCACCTGGTGTTGTGAAGTCAGACACAAATTAGGCCTATGGAAGACTGCAACCTTTAAGTTCCCAAAAGAAAaagttgttgttattctttttaTTACTCACCACCCAGCAGGCGTTGCCAAGGTCAGCGATCTTGACCTGTAGCTTGTCAGCATTGATAGGCTCCAGAGGGTTTATCAACATACCACCAGCTGCTCCTGTAACAGAGAAGGAGAGGTGGATGgaacagaggaagacaaaggaagagggagagacacgAGAAATAAATATTCAACACGTAAGTTTGACAGACTGAGATTAAAACCACCGGTTTCCCATGAAACATGACGCCTCTTTAAAACCTGACTTAACCTTCCTCTGTTTTTCTAATCCAATGGGATTTAAGAATAACCCTAGagcataaatattgtgatttttatccAATTCCTTCAAGACGTCATTACACCCCTCACATAGGGgtgtcaaaatattgatttggtttCACAATCCTCCCTCCTGCAATATGATAATCGATAGCCAGGGCAATTACTGAtatttgaattaacaaatgaaggcactttaaagtaaacagtggggcgtcactacttcatgtctctttgtggtggcgctgctcaaatgaatgaatgaatgagcaatGACTTTAGGAagagtttaaagaaaaatggTGACAGGTTAAGCTGGTGTTAAACCCTGAAGGTTAACTAGGTTTTATATTACAGTGCCACTCCCTGGTCACTGGCTCAGAGAAGTTGCTATTAACGTGCTAGGGTTAAAAAAAGCATCCGTATGTATACCATCTTAACTACCATGACCTATTTTCTTTATATAGCCTGTTTAAGTCACTGAAAACAGCAGAGCCCACACCCTCTGAGCCTCTCCCGCTGAAGCTACACTGAAAATGTTAATGATCATCAAATGAAGGTTACAGACCAAAATGTTTGTGACTACAAACTGTGAATGTAAAGTCCAAACCACTGGCACAATTCAGAATGAATGTTCTGATTCAAAGCATGTATAAAGTGAACCCTAGACATAACCCTTTCCCTAATAACCAACTCAACTACaacccttaaccctt from Solea senegalensis isolate Sse05_10M linkage group LG4, IFAPA_SoseM_1, whole genome shotgun sequence includes these protein-coding regions:
- the lhfpl5a gene encoding LHFPL tetraspan subfamily member 5 protein isoform X1 — encoded protein: MLPAQEAAKIYHTNYVRNARAMGVLWTVFTITFAVITVVVFIQPYWIGDSVNTPQAGYFGLFHYCIGNALTSELTCKGSALDFGSIPSGAFKTAMFFVGISMLLVVGSIVCFSLFFFCNAGSVYKICAWMQLASSTCMVIGCMIYPDGWDSDEVKRMCGQRTDKYTLGNCTVRWAYILAIISIMDSLVLSFLAFSLGSRQDKLLPEDFQVEGKGTRLHSQA
- the lhfpl5a gene encoding LHFPL tetraspan subfamily member 5 protein isoform X2, whose amino-acid sequence is MLPAQEAAKIYHTNYVRNARAMGVLWTVFTITFAVITVVVFIQPYWIGDSVNTPQAGYFGLFHYCIGNALTSELTCKGSALDFGSIPSGAFKTAMFFVGISMLLVVGSIVCFSLFFFCNAGSVYKICAWMQLASSTCMVIGCMIYPDGWDSDEVKRMCGQRTDKYTLGNCTVRWAYILAIISIMDSLVLSFLAFSLGSRQDKLLPEDFQVEGKDNA